In a single window of the Lates calcarifer isolate ASB-BC8 linkage group LG1, TLL_Latcal_v3, whole genome shotgun sequence genome:
- the si:ch211-67e16.4 gene encoding uncharacterized protein si:ch211-67e16.4 isoform X2, whose protein sequence is MDVSIAVSLIRGQMGAVVERAVNGAVETVLAEMLKVVGVKFEELKAQVALMKRDITALQREKAQKEKENDNIRAKLRYTELKLKYYRQGVEEELQQRASASTLVRIHPSAFSTQRGSAHLSSSETSPSCLTQTRTTEGALSRSSQECTSPQSTSMHTIRVRCHSDVRVASSDSSDLLLPVSLSVNTPAESLDSSTVVFCTTECDTAESMDAVVAPPPVQALTLDPGRQSVAGPMSPDGSIQADSSTLPSSAPQVKQEAQQQQQQLQQQEEVICIKEEPEEEQEVTATVLLDCQVQQDRVSESEAQSSVTEWSGLQASQKTHAATFSSAGPGTYLMLQPAASLPPMVALPSGIPSRQAMRPWTKDLSLYEEYKLRRNELRRRSLNRRRELEKTLPQPLLADLVRERREKTRLRVARWRAKRKLQACLNQAQPPPPVVIKDRAPCCLSPAASSTTTC, encoded by the exons ATGGATGTCAGCATTGCTGTATCGCTGATTCGAGGCCAGATGGGTGCCGTGGTTGAGCGGGCTGTGAATGGAGCAGTGGAGACGGTTCTGGCTGAGATGCTCAAAGTGGTCGGAGTCAAATTTGAGGAACTGAAAGCTCAAGTGGCGCTGATGAAGAGGGACATCACAGcactgcagagggagaaagcccagaaagagaaggagaatgACAATATTCGAGCCAAGCTGCGCTACACCGAGCTGAAGCTGAAGTACTACAGGcagggagtggaggaggagctgcagcaaAGAGCCTCTGCCTCCACTCTGGTCCGCATCCACCCGTCTGCCTTCTCAACACAGAGAGGTAGTGCACACCTTTCCTCCTCTGAGACCTCACCATCATGCTTGACTCAGACCAGGACCACTGAAGGAGCACTGTCGAGAAGCAGTCAAG AATGCACCTCTCCACAGAGCACAAGTATGCATACCATCAGAGTGCGCTGTCATTCAGATGTGAGGGTTGCCAGCTCCGATTCATCTgacctgctgctgcctgtctctctttctgtgaaCACGCCTGCAGAATCTCTGGACAGCAGCACAG tTGTGTTCTGTACTACAGAGTGTGACACAGCTGAGAGCATGGACGCAGTTGTGGCCCCTCCTCCTGTCCAGGCCCTCACTCTGGATCCAGGGAGGCAGTCAGTGGCTGGTCCAATGTCCCCAGATGGTTCCATCCAGGCTGATAGCTCCACGCTgccctcctctgctccacag GTGAAGCAGGaggcccagcagcagcagcagcagctgcaacagcagGAAGAGGTGATCTGTATCAAGGAGGAGCCCGAAGAAGAGCAAGAGGTGACAGCCACCGTACTGTTGGACTGCCAGGTGCAGCAGGATCGTGTCTCAGAGTCAGAG GCTCAAAGTTCAGTGACAGAGTGGTCAGGACTTCAAGCAAGCCAGAAAACTCACGCTGCAACCTTCAGCTCAGCTGGACCAGGCACCT ACCTGATGCTTCAGCCAGCTGCCTCCCTGCCACCGATGGTGGCCTTACCATCTGGCATCCCCTCCCGCCAAGCAATGCGGCCCTGGACTAAAGACCTCAGCCTTTATGAAGAGTACAAACTGCGCAGGAATGAGCTCCGCCGGCGAAGTCTCAACAGACGCAGAGAGCTGGAAAAAACGCTGCCTCAGCCACTGCTGGCTGATCTG GTGCGAGAGCGTCGAGAGAAGACCAGATTGAGAGTGGCCAGATGGAGGGCAAAAAGGAAGCTCCAGGCTTGTCTGAACCAGGCTCAG CCTCCACCTCCAGTAGTCATCAAAGACAGAGCTCCATGCTGCCTCAGTCCAGCAGCTTcctcaacaacaacatgttaG
- the LOC108872809 gene encoding uncharacterized protein LOC108872809, producing MKDLSLSLLSRGCGRLVSSNKNNGRPNGRLDVCFTPQDYYIWKSQETLLRLSNSGHLLVESESTLPKTYSTRRGPLLLYSQDLVTVETSYESGAGNRKKRVVRRYNKQVEQQLSTLKELTAAILSYSNIQFTSSRPAPPLFPPRYFPPVPDLCCPSPLTIGPTRAQPSPELHVQMNPQWLPGEENTEQLENQPEGNKNGQTDKEEEPCSRTRVRLDLFLQIQRASRAPTPQTEPQPWVHYVAISPEEPVEPQAYLEMSLQHSESSQHTETNHHSTSGELHHPNMDCVHDMADDQGCSIQTNSGTTSDKVNYERSSSGNRHGRIVRLCGAEQQSNTEPETSTTSGLFLPPLKVGHGPCWEKTDGLRQENLDSDEHSAQYLPPIAQCSTVDPAQVIQHQTQQHAQPRAEKDGFQPKENLNRPHQHPVFLPLLFPEKAEEISGKLRGGREKTERQYLKKQAADQGGAGGGSGRLPSEKGSMILLEPGKEPPPPVGVLGCVAGRKGPGKQSSFAFLQNRLLDLQDPCETSDANRGVVRGVLPLELRDLQDGKSVGSLILGPDGEIIQLSLYDNSQDPSQG from the exons ATGAAGGATTTATCTCTGTCCCTGTTGAGTCGGGGGTGTGGTCGATTGGTctcatcaaacaaaaacaatgggAGACCTAACGGACGGCTGGATGTCTGCTTCACTCCACAG GATTACTACATCTGGAAGTCCCAGGAGACTCTTCTGCGTCTATCCAACAGCGGCCATCTGCTTGTGGAATCAGAGTCAACCCTTCCGAAGACTTACAGCACTCGTAGGGGGCCACTTCTACTGTACTCCCAG GACCTAGTTACAGTGGAAACCAGTTATGAGTCAGGGGCTGGGAACAGGAAGAAGAGGGTGGTCCGGCGGTACAATAAACAAGTGGAACAGCAGCTGAGCACCCTAAAGGAGCTAACAGCTGCCATTCTGAGCTACAGTAACATTCAG TTTACCTCTTCCCGACCAGCTCCACCCCTCTTTCCTCCTCGTTACTTCCCCCCAGTTCCAGACCTTTGTTGTCCCAGTCCTCTGACTATTGGCCCCACACGAGCACAGCCCAGTCCAGAGTTACATGTGCAAATGAACCCACAGTGGCTTCCTggagaggaaaacactgaacaactgGAGAATCAACCTGAAGGCAACAAAAATGGACAGACAG ataaagaggaagagcCATGCAGCAGGACCAGAGTCAGGCTGGATCTGTTCCTCCAGATACAACGTGCCTCCAGAGCTCCAACCCCACAGACAGAGCCTCAGCCGTGGGTACATTATGTCGCAATAAGCCCTGAAGAACCAGTTGAACCTCAG GCTTACTTAGAAATGAGTCTGCAGCATTCTGAAAGTTCACAGCATACTGAAACAAACCACCACAGTACAAGTGGGGAGCTCCATCATCCTAATATGGACTGTGTCCATGACATGGCAGATGATCAGGGCTGTTCCATTCAGACAAACAGTGGGACGACCAGTGATAAAGTAAACTATGAAAGATCATCAAGTGGGAACAGACATGGGAGGATAG TAAGACTAtgtggagcagagcagcagtcaaACACTGAGCCTGAAACAAGTACAACCTCAG GCCTGttccttcctcctctgaaaGTAGGACATGGACCCTGCTGGGAGAAGACAGACGGT CTGAGACAGGAGAACTTGGACAGTGACGAACATAGTGCACAATACCTACCTCCCATAGCACAGTGCAGCACTGTTGACCCTGCACAAGTGATCCAGCATCAAACTCAGCAGCATGCCCAACCACGGGCGGAGAAAGATGGGTTTCAACCCAAAGAAAATCTGAATAGACCCCATCAGCATCCTGTTTTTCtacctctgctgtttcctgaGAAGGCAG aAGAGATAAGTGGGaagctgagaggaggaagagaaaaaacagagagacagtacCTTAAAAAACAGGCAGCAGAccagggaggagcaggagggggaAGTGGAAGGCTACCCTCTGAGAAAGGCTCCATGATTCTGCTGGAGCCAGGGAAGG AGCCTCCTCCACCAGTAGGAGTGTTGGGCTGCGTTGCAGGAAGAAAAGGTCCTGGCAAGCAGAGCTCTTTTGCCTTTTTACAGAACCGACTTCTTGACCTCCAGGACCCCTGTGAAACCAGCGATGCTAACAGAGGTGTGGTTAGGGGTGTTCTACCACTGGAGCTGAGAG ATTTGCAGGATGGCAAATCTGTCGGCAGCCTGATCCTGGGTCCTGATGGGGAAATCATTCAACTGTCACTATATGACAACAGCCAGGACCCATCTCAGGGATGA
- the si:ch211-67e16.4 gene encoding uncharacterized protein si:ch211-67e16.4 isoform X1, with translation MDVSIAVSLIRGQMGAVVERAVNGAVETVLAEMLKVVGVKFEELKAQVALMKRDITALQREKAQKEKENDNIRAKLRYTELKLKYYRQGVEEELQQRASASTLVRIHPSAFSTQRGSAHLSSSETSPSCLTQTRTTEGALSRSSQECTSPQSTSMHTIRVRCHSDVRVASSDSSDLLLPVSLSVNTPAESLDSSTVVFCTTECDTAESMDAVVAPPPVQALTLDPGRQSVAGPMSPDGSIQADSSTLPSSAPQVKQEAQQQQQQLQQQEEVICIKEEPEEEQEVTATVLLDCQVQQDRVSESEAQSSVTEWSGLQASQKTHAATFSSAGPGTYLMLQPAASLPPMVALPSGIPSRQAMRPWTKDLSLYEEYKLRRNELRRRSLNRRRELEKTLPQPLLADLVRERREKTRLRVARWRAKRKLQACLNQAQAQSGTTGLSETGFPVSSQHQELRASCASTSSSHQRQSSMLPQSSSFLNNNMLAANSISTTLPFITSTPSSSLL, from the exons ATGGATGTCAGCATTGCTGTATCGCTGATTCGAGGCCAGATGGGTGCCGTGGTTGAGCGGGCTGTGAATGGAGCAGTGGAGACGGTTCTGGCTGAGATGCTCAAAGTGGTCGGAGTCAAATTTGAGGAACTGAAAGCTCAAGTGGCGCTGATGAAGAGGGACATCACAGcactgcagagggagaaagcccagaaagagaaggagaatgACAATATTCGAGCCAAGCTGCGCTACACCGAGCTGAAGCTGAAGTACTACAGGcagggagtggaggaggagctgcagcaaAGAGCCTCTGCCTCCACTCTGGTCCGCATCCACCCGTCTGCCTTCTCAACACAGAGAGGTAGTGCACACCTTTCCTCCTCTGAGACCTCACCATCATGCTTGACTCAGACCAGGACCACTGAAGGAGCACTGTCGAGAAGCAGTCAAG AATGCACCTCTCCACAGAGCACAAGTATGCATACCATCAGAGTGCGCTGTCATTCAGATGTGAGGGTTGCCAGCTCCGATTCATCTgacctgctgctgcctgtctctctttctgtgaaCACGCCTGCAGAATCTCTGGACAGCAGCACAG tTGTGTTCTGTACTACAGAGTGTGACACAGCTGAGAGCATGGACGCAGTTGTGGCCCCTCCTCCTGTCCAGGCCCTCACTCTGGATCCAGGGAGGCAGTCAGTGGCTGGTCCAATGTCCCCAGATGGTTCCATCCAGGCTGATAGCTCCACGCTgccctcctctgctccacag GTGAAGCAGGaggcccagcagcagcagcagcagctgcaacagcagGAAGAGGTGATCTGTATCAAGGAGGAGCCCGAAGAAGAGCAAGAGGTGACAGCCACCGTACTGTTGGACTGCCAGGTGCAGCAGGATCGTGTCTCAGAGTCAGAG GCTCAAAGTTCAGTGACAGAGTGGTCAGGACTTCAAGCAAGCCAGAAAACTCACGCTGCAACCTTCAGCTCAGCTGGACCAGGCACCT ACCTGATGCTTCAGCCAGCTGCCTCCCTGCCACCGATGGTGGCCTTACCATCTGGCATCCCCTCCCGCCAAGCAATGCGGCCCTGGACTAAAGACCTCAGCCTTTATGAAGAGTACAAACTGCGCAGGAATGAGCTCCGCCGGCGAAGTCTCAACAGACGCAGAGAGCTGGAAAAAACGCTGCCTCAGCCACTGCTGGCTGATCTG GTGCGAGAGCGTCGAGAGAAGACCAGATTGAGAGTGGCCAGATGGAGGGCAAAAAGGAAGCTCCAGGCTTGTCTGAACCAGGCTCAG GCTCAAAGTGGCACTACTGGTCTTTCAGAGACTGGCTTTCCAGTCAGCAGCCAGCATCAGGAGCTCAGAGCATCTTGTG CCTCCACCTCCAGTAGTCATCAAAGACAGAGCTCCATGCTGCCTCAGTCCAGCAGCTTcctcaacaacaacatgttaGCAGCAAACAGCATCTCTACCACTCTCCCCTTCATAACCTCCACCCCTTCCTCGTCTCTACTCTGA
- the LOC127140252 gene encoding uncharacterized protein LOC127140252 — protein sequence MKTVKSADSDGQRTSRMSKEGRRQTQKAEGDSQPIRSQKQEERTNREAAETQDHSALPSVKKKMRHREGERGEVKTNEKGEERGGEAAGQREESAGRRRRKGRLKHKELVVGNHEDSLEKEEVEINQEMEEDSYLKSTKRSSATRRHKSKTRRNSEEDVETDVSSSDKRSSIQSVNSFRSSQFNQRSSRRSAASSCEGAVPASSMGLASARGRLSSCSTVMVTDEQLMLNPVKPESSMARKSQEEEEEAAALRLAQQAERRRQEVERRRREREEEEERKQQEKEQTEERMKTELEGERRKRAEELRLKKLAEEEERRRHEEEEQERVRREQAQRERERRRQRRREGRWSDFKG from the exons atgaaaacagtgaaaagtgcAGACTCTGATGGACAGAGGACATCAAGGATGAGCAAAGAAGGAAGACGGCAGACACAAAAAGCAGAGGGTGATTCTCAACCAATCAGGAGccagaaacaagaggagaggaccaacagagaagcagcagagactcAGGACCACTCTGCTCTCCCCTCTGTG aaaaagaaaatgagacacagagaaggggagagaggagaagtgaaGACGAATGAAAAGGGAGAGGAGCGAGGAGGAGAAGCGGCAGGGCAGAGGGAAGAGTCTGctgggagaaggaggaggaaggggaggctGAAACACAAAGAGTTAGTTGTTG GAAACCATGAGGACTCcctggagaaagaggaggtggagatcaACCAGGAGATGGAAGAAGATTCTTACCTAAAATCCACCAAAAGGTCCTCTGCAACACGAagacacaaaagcaaaacaagaaggAATTCAGAGGAAGATGTAGAAACAGATGTTTCCAGCAGCGACAAACGGAGCAGCATCCAATCAGTGAATTCATTCAGGTCATCTCAGTTCAATCAGAGGAGCTCAAGGAGGTCTGCCGCCTCCTCCTGTGAGGGGGCAGTGCCAGCCAGCTCCATGGGTCTCGCTTCAGCACGTGGTCGCCTGTCATCATGTTCAACTGTCATGGTAACAGACGAACAGCTGATGTTGAACCCAGTAAAGCCAGAG TCTTCCATGGCCAGAAagagtcaggaggaggaggaggaggctgcagctCTGCGTCTGGCCCAGCAAGCAGAGAGACGGaggcaggaggtggagaggaggaggagggagcgggaggaggaggaggagaggaagcaacaggagaaggagcagacagaggagaggatgaagaccgagctggagggggagaggaggaagagagctgAAGAGCTCAG ACTGAAGAAGCtggcagaagaggaggaaaggaggaggcacgaggaggaagagcaggaacGAGTGAGACGGGAACAGGCgcaaagagaaagggagaggaggaggcagaggagaagagaaggcaGATGGAGCGACTTCaaaggatga
- the LOC108872794 gene encoding trace amine-associated receptor 13c-like, with amino-acid sequence MEALEEVELCFPELLNASCKKPWRPLYEAILTYIILSSITQLTTTLNLLVIISISHFKQLHTPTNLLLLSLAVSDFFVGLLMSFQIMLINGCWLLGDLMCVLYLYLAYIVTSASVGTMVLISVDRYVAICDPLHYPTKVTKRRAQVCVSLCWICSVIIQSLLVKENLEQPGRYISCSGECVVVSNYIAGLADLVLTFIGPVIVIIVLYMRVFVVAVSQARAMRSHIVAVTLQGSMTVTVQKSELKAARALGVVVAAFLICLCPYFFVTLTAQESLLSASAAAFVICLFYFNSCLNPLIYAFFYPWFKKCLKLIVTLQILQRDSCEANIL; translated from the exons ATGGAGGCCTTGGAAGAAGTTGAACTCTGTTTTCCAGAACTCCTCAACGCCTCCTGCAAGAAGCCATGGCGTCCTCTCTATGAGGCCATACTAACTTACATTATACTGTCTTCCATCACTCAGCTCACCACGACTCTtaacctgctggtcatcattTCCATTTCACACTTCAA GCAGCTCCACACCcccaccaacctcctcctcctctctctggctgtctcaGACTTTTTTGTGGGCCTCCTGATGTCCTTTCAAATTATGCTCATAAACGGCTGCTGGTTGCTTGGTGACCTCATGTGTGTTTTGTACCTGTATCTAGCATACATTGTTACCTCTGCCTCAGTGGGAACCATGGTGCTCATATCTGTTGACCGCTATGTGGCTATTTGTGATCCTCTGCATTACCCCACCAAAGTCACTAAAAGAAGAGCTCAAgtctgtgtatctctgtgttgGATCTGTTCTGTAATCATTCAAAGTCTGCTAGTGAAGGAAAATCTGGAACAACCAGGCAGGTATATTTCCTGCTCTGGTGAGTGTGTGGTTGTTAGTAACTACATTGCTGGACTTGCTGATCTGGTTTTGACCTTTATTGGTCCTGTCATTGTCATTATAGTTCTGTATATGAGAGtatttgtggtggctgtgtctcaggctcgtgccatgcgctcCCACATTGTAGCTGTCACACTTCAGGGTTCAATGACTGTAACTGTTCAGAAAtctgagctgaaagcagccaggGCTCTTGGTGTTGTAGTGGCTGCATTTCTAATATGTCTTTGCCcatatttttttgtcactcttACAGCCCAGGAAAGCTTGCTCAGTGCTTCAGCTGCTGCCTTTGTGATATGTCTGTTCTATTTTAATTCCTGTCTAAACCCTCTGATATATGCGTTTTTCTACCCCTGGTTTAAAAAATGCCTTAAGCTCATTGTTACACTTCAGATACTGCAGCGTGATTCATGTGAGGCAAACATACTGTAG